The following proteins are co-located in the Candidatus Nitrotoga sp. AM1P genome:
- a CDS encoding NADH-quinone oxidoreductase subunit A: MLENYFPILLFIFVALAMGVAPLLLGWLAAPNRPDNAKLSPYECGFGAFEDARMKFDVRYYLVAILFILFDLEIAFLFPWAVVLKEIGLFGYISMLIFLAILVVGFIYEWKRGALEWE, from the coding sequence ATGTTGGAAAATTATTTTCCGATCTTGTTGTTCATATTCGTTGCACTGGCGATGGGCGTGGCGCCGCTGCTGTTAGGCTGGCTGGCTGCGCCTAATCGCCCGGACAATGCAAAGCTCTCGCCTTATGAGTGCGGTTTTGGGGCTTTTGAAGACGCGCGGATGAAATTCGACGTGCGTTATTACCTCGTTGCCATCTTATTTATCTTGTTCGATCTAGAAATCGCATTCTTATTTCCTTGGGCAGTGGTACTGAAGGAAATCGGCTTGTTTGGGTATATTTCTATGTTAATTTTCTTGGCTATCCTCGTGGTCGGATTTATTTACGAGTGGAAAAGAGGGGCTTTGGAATGGGAATAG
- a CDS encoding NADH-quinone oxidoreductase subunit C, which produces MAANLTLLTTNLTTIFANQIVSLENMLGELTLVVSDIDMLEVLTRLRDDPDLRFEQMIDLCGVDYCTYGSDICEGGAYLKSDIAPDAYPSRFAVVYHLLSLTHNIRLRMRVFAEDDDLPILSSVVNIWPCANWYEREAFDLYGIVFTDHPDLRRLLTDYGFVGNPFRKDFPLSGHVEMRYDPEQQRVIYQPVSIEPRELVPRIIREEHYGGLK; this is translated from the coding sequence ATGGCTGCTAATTTAACCCTCCTGACTACTAACTTGACCACGATCTTCGCTAATCAAATAGTGAGCTTGGAAAATATGCTGGGCGAGTTGACTTTAGTCGTGAGTGACATTGACATGCTGGAAGTGCTGACACGCTTGCGCGACGATCCCGATCTGCGTTTCGAACAGATGATAGATCTGTGCGGGGTGGATTACTGTACTTATGGGAGTGACATTTGTGAAGGCGGTGCCTATCTAAAATCTGATATTGCTCCTGATGCCTATCCTTCTCGATTTGCAGTGGTCTACCATCTGTTGTCGTTAACCCATAACATCCGCTTACGCATGCGCGTATTTGCTGAAGACGATGATCTACCAATCCTGAGTTCCGTAGTGAACATTTGGCCGTGTGCCAACTGGTATGAGCGCGAGGCATTTGATTTGTACGGCATTGTGTTTACTGATCATCCTGATTTACGTCGCCTGCTCACTGATTACGGTTTTGTTGGCAACCCTTTCCGCAAGGATTTCCCATTATCAGGCCATGTCGAGATGCGCTACGACCCTGAGCAGCAGCGCGTAATATATCAACCGGTGTCGATTGAACCCCGTGAACTCGTTCCTCGCATCATTCGTGAAGAACATTACGGGGGTTTAAAATGA
- a CDS encoding NADH-quinone oxidoreductase subunit D has translation MAEIKNYTMNFGPQHPSAHGVLRLVLELDGEVIERADPHIGLLHRGTEKLAEHKTYLQSLPYMDRLDYVSMMCNEHAYVMAIEKLLALEVPLRAQYIRVMFDEITRVMNHLLWLGAHALDIGAMTVFLYAFREREDLMDVYEAVSGARLHAAYYRPGGVYRDLPDSMPMYQASKIHNAKAVKKMNENREGSLLDFMEDFTNRFPTCVDEYETLLTDNRIWKQRTVGIGVVTPERALALGFSGPMLRGSGIVWDLRKKQPYEVYNRLDFDIPVGVEGDCYDRYLVRVEEMRQSNRIIKQCINWLRQNPGPVIVNNFKVAPPKRESMKQNMEELIHHFKLFTEGMHVPSGEAYAAVEHPKGEFGIYIISDGANKPYRLKIRAPGFAHIAALDEMVRGHMIADVVAIIGTQDIVFGEVDR, from the coding sequence ATGGCTGAAATAAAAAATTACACCATGAACTTTGGGCCGCAGCACCCATCCGCACACGGCGTGTTGCGCCTGGTTCTGGAACTGGACGGTGAAGTAATTGAACGGGCGGATCCGCATATTGGCTTGCTTCACCGCGGTACTGAAAAACTGGCTGAGCATAAAACGTATCTGCAATCGCTCCCTTATATGGATCGCCTCGACTACGTGTCGATGATGTGCAACGAGCATGCCTACGTCATGGCCATCGAAAAACTGCTTGCTCTCGAAGTGCCACTGAGGGCACAGTATATTCGGGTCATGTTCGACGAAATTACCCGAGTAATGAATCATCTGTTGTGGCTTGGAGCACATGCACTGGATATTGGTGCAATGACCGTGTTTTTATATGCTTTCCGTGAGCGCGAAGACCTGATGGACGTATACGAGGCGGTATCTGGCGCACGGTTGCATGCAGCCTATTACCGTCCAGGCGGGGTTTATCGAGATTTACCTGATTCAATGCCCATGTATCAGGCATCCAAGATTCACAATGCCAAAGCTGTAAAAAAGATGAACGAGAACCGTGAAGGTTCCTTGCTTGATTTTATGGAAGACTTTACCAATCGTTTTCCCACCTGTGTTGATGAATACGAGACTTTGCTGACTGACAACCGAATCTGGAAACAACGTACCGTCGGCATCGGTGTGGTCACTCCGGAACGCGCGCTAGCGCTCGGCTTCAGCGGCCCCATGCTACGCGGTTCCGGTATTGTTTGGGACTTGCGCAAAAAACAACCTTACGAAGTATATAACCGCCTCGATTTCGATATTCCTGTGGGAGTCGAAGGTGATTGCTATGACCGTTATCTGGTGCGTGTAGAAGAGATGCGCCAGTCAAACCGTATTATCAAGCAATGCATTAACTGGTTACGTCAGAATCCCGGTCCGGTGATAGTAAATAATTTCAAAGTCGCGCCTCCCAAACGCGAATCGATGAAGCAGAATATGGAAGAGTTGATCCACCATTTCAAGCTGTTTACTGAGGGTATGCATGTTCCGTCCGGCGAGGCTTATGCGGCAGTAGAACATCCTAAAGGTGAGTTTGGTATATACATAATTTCCGATGGGGCGAACAAGCCTTATCGCCTGAAAATTCGTGCTCCCGGTTTTGCCCATATTGCTGCGCTGGATGAAATGGTGCGTGGTCATATGATT
- the secG gene encoding preprotein translocase subunit SecG, whose product MEIFVWVIHVITAIVLVGLVLMQHGKGADMGAAFGTGSAGSVFGSSGSANFLSRSTAVATGIFFITSMSLTYIYANPSQSHGVMDKHEVSKSVQTPPAPASTPGDATGSKSQEIPK is encoded by the coding sequence GTGGAAATTTTCGTTTGGGTTATACATGTAATAACTGCGATAGTACTGGTTGGTCTGGTGCTGATGCAGCATGGCAAAGGGGCTGATATGGGAGCTGCCTTTGGTACAGGTTCAGCTGGAAGTGTGTTTGGCTCAAGTGGCTCAGCCAATTTTCTGAGCCGTAGTACAGCGGTGGCTACGGGAATATTTTTTATTACCAGTATGTCACTAACTTATATTTATGCTAACCCATCGCAATCTCATGGTGTAATGGACAAGCACGAAGTATCAAAGTCGGTGCAGACACCACCGGCACCCGCTTCAACACCTGGCGATGCAACGGGTTCAAAGTCGCAAGAAATACCAAAATAA
- a CDS encoding NuoB/complex I 20 kDa subunit family protein — MGIEGALEKGIVTTSLDVLINYARTGSLWPMTFGLACCAVEMMQAGASRYDLDRFGITFRPSPRQSDVMVVAGTLCNKMAPALRKVYDQMAEPRWVISMGSCANGGGYYHYSYSVVRGCDRIVPVDVYVPGCPPTAEALLYGIIQLQNKIKRTNTIAR, encoded by the coding sequence ATGGGAATAGAAGGCGCTCTGGAAAAAGGCATCGTTACCACATCATTGGACGTATTGATTAATTATGCTCGCACGGGTTCGCTATGGCCAATGACTTTTGGCTTGGCATGCTGCGCAGTAGAAATGATGCAGGCAGGCGCTTCACGTTATGATCTCGATCGCTTTGGCATAACGTTTCGTCCCAGCCCGCGCCAGTCAGACGTGATGGTGGTAGCTGGCACACTGTGCAACAAGATGGCGCCGGCGCTACGCAAAGTATATGACCAAATGGCTGAACCACGTTGGGTAATCTCGATGGGATCTTGCGCTAATGGCGGCGGCTACTACCATTATTCCTATTCAGTCGTTCGAGGTTGTGACCGCATCGTGCCAGTGGATGTGTATGTGCCAGGTTGCCCGCCAACTGCTGAGGCACTGTTGTATGGCATTATTCAATTGCAAAACAAAATTAAACGAACTAATACAATTGCGCGCTAA